The Osmia bicornis bicornis chromosome 16, iOsmBic2.1, whole genome shotgun sequence genome includes the window GCTTATAACCTAgaaattatcaaaataaaccaataaatgAATGCAATAATTCTCTTATTATgaatgaaaatcaaattaaaattgaaacacTTGATGCCTCCAATGAAACTGGCCCCCTGATCCTCTCTCTAAGTCAAAATCCTGGGACTTCGCCCTTCCATCCTTGCCCCAATTAAAAATCCTACACATAACAATTAGAATAAACAATAGAGCTTgtgaaacaataaaaatcgTCCTCTGAATTAAATGCTTTTATTGGGCGTCATTGTCCTCATGCTTCCTGTTGCTGGCATCGCATAGCAAGTCAAATTATATGTAAAGCACCAGGGATATTTGGATCTAGATCACATCGAACTTCTCAGAATACATAATCTTAGCTGATTTTATTTGCCAATGAGTCAGACGTGCTTATGTACATGTATGTACAGGTTATGTAAGCGTTGAACACGATACGGAACAGTCGCGATTCCTAGAACAGATTTGCATCGCGTTTAATCGTTTCTGTAATGCTATGATACTACGAATCGTAACGACATTATGGTACCATTGTCCGAGCTATTTTTAGCCCGAAGAAAAACTACAtacaaagaataaaatttatattcatcGATAAGATTGGTTCAGTCGAATTTTTTGGAGGATGTCAGCAGGTTTACCTTTTGACATGAATTATTTACAACTAGATGGTGCTATGTAAATTCTaaggaaatggaaaaataGGGATACTGTGTAAACAGATGTTAGTATAATCATTCATGCTTGTTTTTGTTCTTATCTAAAGAGAGGGGAATCATTAAGAACacttgtattttttatattgttgTGTATCTGTTCTTATCACTCTCTTTGGAACAGTCTTTCGTTATTCCCTCCATTTTAAGTAATAGGCAGTGAATAGTTTATCTTGCAACTATAGAGACAATATTTAAAAGGAAACTTTGTGTACTTTGTCTGTCTAGAAGATAGGATAGGGTACAGATACATGTAGAAGGGGTGTATCTAATAGGGCAGGAAATTGTCAAAGCATAGTGTTAGGAATCAATCATGGAAGGAAATGTTTTGAAGTCCCACTTTAGCCAGATTGGCAAGAGGAAAGTTGGGAATCTCCAGGTTCAGAGCCAAAGTACCGTGTGTCGCCGACTCTCCGGAAGGATCCTTGGTATCTATAGAGAACTATgataaaaggaaaatttcCACGCTTCTATCTCACCAAATCAGTGAAATAAGAATTGGGAGCCTTAACTCTCAGGAACCCCCAGGGCCAAAGCTCATAACTTAAAAGCCatgcgtcgccgactctccgGACGCGTCCTTACTATCTCTAACAAAGCACATGAAATAAAGGAAAGACAGACGTTACTCTTACCAAGGACGTTTTCCACACGAATTAGCAAATACGCGAGCTGAGTTATGATGGTAATTGCGAAGGATCGTTCCACACGTTTCGAGATGAGATCATACATCCCTGCTGCTGATGCCACATCTAGGTCGCATTTGATTAACGTAAAGGAAGTCGAATTATCGTGTTCGAACCACCAACCGTGTACAGCATCAAAACAAACCTTGAGACGTATACATTGCTAATAAAAGCAGGGCATACTGGCATACCAAGAAATAAATGGATCTTTTATTCTCCCAGTTACTTTGGTCGAAAAGGTGAATTATCTATTGGAATTTAAAAACCGAAGGAACTAGCATCGTCAACCGTCTCTGCAAACGATTTCTACGCTAACGTGATAACCTCAGAGAAAGGTTGCGATTCCGTTGCGTCTGAATTCCAATAAATTAACGTAAAATTATTCATCACAGATACTGTTAGTACCAGGCAGAATACTTGAATAACAAGGCAGAAGGATTTCCTGGTAATTTGCTAAATTGCCTTTAATTTTTGGTAAACAATTGTATTATCCATTTGTATAAACATCACgtatttctttataaataatttaaaaaatggatAAGCATCATTCCACCATTCGCTTATGGTGGCCATCTTGGACGTTAGAAGTATGGTGGACCCCATAGGATCACCtgagataattaaaaaactaaaaCTTTATTCAAAACCTAAATAagtgatatttttttataaaattatcattgCTGGGTCTgataaatgttattatattaattagcTTAATTAAACTTGCTTGGAAGATGCTGCTTTTAACCttcgaacggcggaccatggagagagccccaattttaatttaattttctatttcttttaaaaattattcttctaatatatgaaattctttgatttgaaaattatccttGATATCCTTGATATGTTTcgtaagtttgggtcacgGTTGACCCAAGCTCTGCTGTTTAAGTGTTAAAACAAGAAACAAAATGATTACAGTGGTCCAGAGAGTTCTGTAACATCATGGTATCGTGTGACGTCTTCAATACGAGAGACAAATTATTCAATGTTCCAAGAAATGCCTCGATTATCGTTCGCTCGTCGACCTTTCCCGCGTTTAATTCTTCAATAGACAACAATCGAGGTTCCAAGAAACTTTTCGGTTACAGTCTTGAGTTCTCAAGACGGTCTCATATACCGGGTGttctaattttcttgaaaaatttgcTATCATACACtccataaatttcattttctagaATGTAAGGTTAGATAATTTCCCATAATTCCAATTCCAGTTAGTTTTAAATTTAGatcataatttttatataaaatttaacaagTTGTGATCGAAAGTCATTAATCTAAGGTCTATACACCGTAGATTTACTTCTTCCAGGTGCCATCTTGGActgaatattttcaataatttcccatcatttaatttaaattaattaaaaaattataaaacaaattttactGCACTAATATTAGTGTTTCTTTATAAAGTTCCATTTTGTTGGTTTACAAACCGTCCAACTGGTATATGCCTTCAACATAAAGGTTCTTTACTTTTTGCTTGTTTTGAGATGTATATTCAATCACGTGATGCATTTATGAATCACTCTGTATGCATGTGGCGTATAGCGAATCGGAGAAACTGTTCTGAAAGATCACGTATCTGACGTACGATCCAGCAGCCCCACTCCTTAGCTGTAGGTCAGGCCAAGGTATCAAAGTCCCTGACGAAGAAATCGCTTCAGACAGTCTGCTTCTTCCTCGCAGAAAGGTAAGACGTgttctttcttttcgtttcGAATTTGACGGTTTTGTGTTGGAAACATAAGGCTGACCTTGGatcttcattaaaattataagtCGATATACTATTCCTGCCgttagaatttgaaaattgtgatgatttattaataatataataatttattttactttgatgGATCTTGATATTAATAGCAAAATGGCAATTTTGAACTATGGGCGGATGTTCCATAAACTGAAAATATTACTTtgttcattattattataaaaatagtagtgtatttttgcaataattttaaatttcaaagtaaccatgaattttataacaggagtgcaaatttaatttaccatTCTTATATGTGTATAACTGACATAGTGTGTGTATTTTTAGAGCCAGTCTGTGAAAATGAAGGTGTTAATATTCACCGCGATCGCGGTATTTTTCGTCCAGTCGGTTCTAACCGTCGACGTTCACGAGCACAATAAGGTAGTGTGTTACTGGAACAGCACAGCCTTCGAACGGCAAGGtaaaattctttattaatCAATATTCAGACCTTTCACTAATATTTCCCCCCTCGTTTCAGGACCAGGAAAGTTCCAGCTCGAGGACGTCCGTTCAGCGTTGTCCCTCTGCACCCACCTGATCTATGGATTCGCTGGAATCAAAAGCGACACATTCGAAGTTGTCCCACTGAATCCGAACCTCGACACTGGAGCAGGGTACTCTTATTACAAGCTCGCCACCCAGCTGAAGAAATCCTTCCCAGAGCTGAAGGTGTACCTCAGCATCGGTGGGAACGCTGACCCTGAGGATGAGACCCACAAATACCTCGTCGTCGTAAGTGTTGCCTCTCTATTTCTAAGGCACTCTGACATTTACGCTCCGCTAGAGGAGCCGTAGATCCTGGCCCAGTAGATCTACGGTCTTAGAAAAATGGTACATTGTTCGATGTATGAAATTACTTTCAGACAGAGACATCGGAAGCCAGGTCTAAGTTCATCAACTCGGTGAACCGATTGTTCAACGACTACGACTTTGACGGAATCGACTTAGCCTGGCAGTTTCCCCCAGTCAAGGTAAAGAAGCAGCGCGGCACCTTCGGCTCCCTGTGGCACGGCATCAAAAAGACCTTCGGCTATGGCAAGTTCAAGGACGACAAGGAAGACGAGCATCGCGATGGTTTTACGATCTTGGTCCGCGACCTGAAGGCTCAGCTCAGACCCAGGATGAAGGCCCTGACCATCGCTGTCCTTCCCCACATCAACAACAGTGGTCAGTACTGACACACCTCTTCTGAAATATTTGTACTTGCATTTATCTCGTTGCCCTACCGATATCGGTGTTTGCCTCGAAATTAAGAACGTGCCTGTAGAGACAGCCGGCTCGAAAATCACCGTCACGTTCTGTAAATATTGAACGTTGCGGATCTACAACGCGTCTTCTTGCCAGCCACATGAACTGCAAACAATGTGACAGGATACACAAGtctataaaaatttctgtGTCAAGATATATATAACAAGTATTACGGAGATAGGATCTTGGGATTGATGGGTCCTTATAGGGGAACACAGTAggattgtattttattatttggaAATTGGAATAAGGTTcttattcattttttacagTGTACTTCGATGCAAGACTGCTGGCACCCAACATCGATGCTGTTCATTTGTTCACCTTCGACCAGAAGACACCTGAACGTAATCCTCAGGAGGCTGACTACCCAGCACCCATTTACGAGAGCTATGGCCGTGGGACTGAAGACAACGTCGATGTACCAACCAGgtgagaagaaaaaattacGTTATTTACCACTAGGGAGAATTACTAACCTCCAAACaaattggaaattaatattcgtCTCAAATGcaatatagaaaaaaagaatcctCGACTTCCAGGCTTACCACCCCTAGAAATTCCCTAGATCCTCTAACTTAGGAGGGCGAAATCAAAAATATCCGTAAAGTATAAATTCTTCTTCAAGGTATTGGCTGGAGCATGGCACCCCAGGCTCCAAAATAGTGGTGGGAATCCCAACTTACGCTCGGACATGGAAACTCACTGCTGACAGTCAGATATCAGGGGTACCACCCCTGGTGGCCGAGGGTCCAGGAGCCGAAGGACCCCACACCAACATACCAGGCGTTCTCTCATACGCTGAGGTGTGTTCCAGACTTACAGAAAGTGCTGTGGGTCGTCTGAGACGCGTAGGAGATCCTTCGAAAAAATATGGCAGCTATGCGTACCAACCTTACGACGAGACCACCGGTAACGACGGAATTTGGGTCGGTTACGAGGATCCTGACACAGCTGGCAACAAGGCTGCTTACGTTAAAGCGAAGGGTCTTGGTGGTGTGGCCATTTGTGACCTCTCTTTGGACGATTTTCGTGGTGTCTGCACTGGCGACAAATTCCCCATTGTCAGGGGTGCCAAATACAAGTTGTAAAAAGTCACTAGACACTGGAGTGACCTATTTTGGTTAGAATTTGAATCTAACGTTATGTCAAGTTGATTGAGAAGCTTCTAAGTTCCTTTTGGTAGATTTTTGTATTATGGTGAAAAATGAAGCATTCAATAAGTCGAGGTTACCATTCTTCTtgtttgttaattttaaaGTTATCTTAGCAGTGTAAATTGGCATGGATCATCACCTTCTGTGTACTTGTACcgatttttttatatttttaagatAGATCATGCGTTACGTTTTAACGATCGACGAAGATGTATTAGAAGTGTTGTATCAAGAATAAATGTATGTACTTTttgaaattcttctttttctctaaCATTCCCTGAACAAAAGTTGGATGCACTGTCTCGAAGGTTTTCATTGGTTGATTATGGGACACCATAGGGAGTTAGTCATTGGAATTCCCCGTATAtgtatagatatatatatatatatatatatttcgtGCAGTCTATGAATTCAGATAAACACATTTGCTCGGGTGTGTACGAAAGGTTACCTTGTAAACGGACTAAATTCGTTAGACATATCAAACATTAGGTGTTATGGCACACGAGACACAGCTAAAACCATAGCCACTGGTATACCATCGAGCGTAACGAAACGGTTCCTGAAATCTCTTGTACATTCTGTTCTCGATTCTTATTGTTTCGTTCGAACTCACGATGTTTCGATTTTACGTTGATTTATGTTAACTTAACTTCCTCTTTCCGGATTGTCATTTGACCGAATCGAACTGGTCCATGTCACTGATCTCGATGTCCCAATTAAAAACATGTAACTTAGTAATTTTATACTTAATTAACCAGTTCAATACCGGgccttcattttttttaacagtATAAGTTGGAGATTAGAAAATTTGAGATTGATGGATCATAGATACAGGAAACGTCCATTggtcaattttaaatttaaatttgattttaaatatttgtatcCTTTTGTACCTTCATAATATCGATCTTTCATTCTGGCAGTAGACgagcaattttattaattgaaaatttttcaggCATGTGATTCGGTGAAACAGCAGACCGGAAGTGGTTACAACGCAACACGAACACATCCTTGCCGCATTAGTCGTAATACTTAGAAAATACTGGGCATGGTAGTTGGAAATAGCTTACACACTAGtggtacaattaataattcgATATAcagtttttgtttttttaacaGGATTAGGGCACTCGTTACATCATGgcatataatattaatgaaatataatatatgcAGCGTTACAACGTACAATAACACAATAGTTATTCCTGATACTTAATCCTAATCTACCATGATTCTCGTGAATTGTTGACAGGAACTCGTTCGTAAAACTTGGAAACTTATTTtcaattctattttttattaaataattaatcgaactattttttctatttacaaaGAAATAACTTTAAGAAAAGCTTCTCGTTGTAAGGTTTATTCGGCGAAGGGTGTTAGGTGCT containing:
- the LOC114876692 gene encoding chitinase-like protein Idgf4 isoform X1 gives rise to the protein MKVLIFTAIAVFFVQSVLTVDVHEHNKVVCYWNSTAFERQGPGKFQLEDVRSALSLCTHLIYGFAGIKSDTFEVVPLNPNLDTGAGYSYYKLATQLKKSFPELKVYLSIGGNADPEDETHKYLVVTETSEARSKFINSVNRLFNDYDFDGIDLAWQFPPVKVKKQRGTFGSLWHGIKKTFGYGKFKDDKEDEHRDGFTILVRDLKAQLRPRMKALTIAVLPHINNSVYFDARLLAPNIDAVHLFTFDQKTPERNPQEADYPAPIYESYGRGTEDNVDVPTSINSSSRYWLEHGTPGSKIVVGIPTYARTWKLTADSQISGVPPLVAEGPGAEGPHTNIPGVLSYAEVCSRLTESAVGRLRRVGDPSKKYGSYAYQPYDETTGNDGIWVGYEDPDTAGNKAAYVKAKGLGGVAICDLSLDDFRGVCTGDKFPIVRGAKYKL
- the LOC114876692 gene encoding chitinase-like protein Idgf4 isoform X2, producing MKVLIFTAIAVFFVQSVLTVDVHEHNKVVCYWNSTAFERQGPGKFQLEDVRSALSLCTHLIYGFAGIKSDTFEVVPLNPNLDTGAGYSYYKLATQLKKSFPELKVYLSIGGNADPEDETHKYLVVTETSEARSKFINSVNRLFNDYDFDGIDLAWQFPPVKVKKQRGTFGSLWHGIKKTFGYGKFKDDKEDEHRDGFTILVRDLKAQLRPRMKALTIAVLPHINNSVYFDARLLAPNIDAVHLFTFDQKTPERNPQEADYPAPIYESYGRGTEDNVDVPTRYWLEHGTPGSKIVVGIPTYARTWKLTADSQISGVPPLVAEGPGAEGPHTNIPGVLSYAEVCSRLTESAVGRLRRVGDPSKKYGSYAYQPYDETTGNDGIWVGYEDPDTAGNKAAYVKAKGLGGVAICDLSLDDFRGVCTGDKFPIVRGAKYKL